Proteins encoded within one genomic window of Ranitomeya variabilis isolate aRanVar5 chromosome 4, aRanVar5.hap1, whole genome shotgun sequence:
- the LOC143768240 gene encoding uncharacterized protein F54H12.2-like, translated as MAFIHDASIECAKSELDIFTVPPTQTSVEKSFFVKVQPIAALADNAPLEFFISGSGEYYYDLNNTLLNVQCRILKQDGAALTAGTRVGLINYPIATLFNQVDITLGDRLISQSDNLYSYRAYIETLLNYSPQALRLQFTAGLFYKDTAGHHQSTVLDGDNQNQGFARRAHATRLSRPVELVGPIFGDIFNQPKLVLNGLDLKIKLSRNKDTFCLMTAEQDQFKVQIINAALYVKRVQVSPAVRIGHSQALLSSPAKYALDRTCLKVYSIPRGTRNSNHENLFLGQIPKTVILCFVDNEAFSGSYQRNPLCFHHYRINHAALYLDGQQIPAKPFHPNFDAEHAVREYMALVHISGKQKADVGLSVDRDEFMSGYTFFAFDLSPDQEPSAHFSLIKTGNLRAEIHFADATPHTVNMIVYAVNTAVLEINHRREVLYDFN; from the coding sequence ATGGCATTTATTCACGACGCATCAATAGAGTGCGCTAAAAGCGAACTGGATATCTTTACCGTGCCACCCACGCAGACGAGCGTCGAAAAATCGTTTTTTGTCAAGGTGCAGCCGATAGCCGCTCTAGCCGATAATGCACCCTTAGAATTTTTCATATCGGGAAGCGGTGAATATTATTACGATTTGAATAATACTCTCTTGAACGTCCAGTGCCGTATCCTGAAACAGGATGGTGCGGCTCTCACGGCCGGTACGCGTGTGGGCCTTATCAATTACCCCATAGCAACACTTTTCAATCAAGTGGACATTACTCTGGGGGACCGTTTGATTTCACAATCCGATAACCTTTATAGTTACCGCGCCTACATTGAAACGCTTTTAAATTACAGCCCGCAAGCGTTGAGATTGCAATTTACAGCGGGGTTATTCTATAAAGATACGGCAGGCCATCATCAGAGCACCGTACTCGACGGCGATAATCAAAATCAGGGGTTCGCACGCAGAGCCCACGCGACCCGTCTCTCAAGACCTGTGGAACTCGTGGGACCGATCTTCGGTGACATTTTTAATCAACCGAAACTCGTTTTGAACGGACTAGATCTTAAGATCAAGTTATCAAGAAATAAGGATACGTTTTGCCTTATGACCGCCGAGCAGGACCAGTTTAAGGTTCAGATCATAAACGCGGCCCTCTATGTAAAAAGAGTACAAGTCTCTCCAGCCGTCAGGATCGGTCACAGCCAAGCTCTTCTATCAAGTCCCGCTAAATACGCTCTAGACCGCACCTGTTTGAAAGTCTATagcatccccagaggaacgagaaaTAGTAATCACGAAAATCTTTTTCTGGGACAGATACCAAAAACTGTGATTCTATGCTTTGTGGACAACGAGGCCTTCAGCGGAAGTTATCAGAGAAACCCGCTTTGTTTTCACCACTATCGGATCAATCACGCTGCTCTGTATTTGGACGGACAGCAGATTCCCGCCAAGCCATTTCACCCTAATTTTGACGCTGAGCATGCTGTGAGGGAATATATGGCGCTCGTTCACATCTCAGGAAAACAAAAAGCAGACGTCGGATTAAGCGTAGACCGTGACGAATTTATGAGCGGCTACACTTTTTTCGCGTTCGATTTGTCGCCGGATCAGGAGCCGAGCGCTCACTTTTCGCTCATTAAAACGGGCAACCTACGGGCCGAAATTCATTTTGCGGATGCCACACCCCACACGGTGAATATGATCGTTTATGCGGTCAACACCGCCGTACTGGAGATTAACCACCGTCGAGAAGTCCTTTACGACTTTAATTAA
- the LOC143766612 gene encoding uncharacterized protein LOC143766612: MNPSFNDHVVDEERLTDSQLTMFLDADMVEECHAAPQCLMAEMHRETVSGDRHGNSELAEASQYPDSQELLTESQQLDAEVMAEWRRDNSTLTEDPHNNTPMYESFIDCTGSDDDLSAVTISDDEACAVQPLYAFTERDTWSPTFPTTSTEETIIDLTGSDDETKNKENTSPGDNGKRAEEKSEEKYTTPSTSYSSPTQSLWRPTNIQYAPRKTARRQPFRTIFEKKEFDHWPPLGRLWNQSTHSTEVNPRALSERKAANDSLHSKPKSRSVRSGNLNAGTSTSHDSETSGAGSSGMPASNEPNVLRVCDTIATAHKPKVQKRTRNATTRPIKHKKLKTPDSIAAYKQWPLDVKRVFDALYSNTMTLINARNHLAYLLDRCTELAAQRPDRGSISEIMALEPLYTEAVEAVKNLPRARTL, encoded by the exons ATGAACCCTAGTTTTAACGATCACGTCGTCGATGAAGAGCGGCTCACGGACAGCCAGCTAA ctaTGTTCCTAGACGCCGATATGGTAGAGGAATGCCACGCAGCTCCGCAGTGTCTGATGGCTGAAATGCATCGTGAAACTGTCTCTGGGGATCGTCATGGTAATTCAGAGTTAGCTGAAGCATCGCAATACCCCGACTCGCAGGAGCTATTGACCGAATCTCAGCAACTGGACGCTGAAGTGATGGCCGAGTGGCGCCGGGACAATTCAACTCTAACCGAAGACCCTCATAATAACACACCTATGTATG AGAGtttcatagactgtacaggctctgaCGATGACCTGTCGGCCGTCACCATAAGCGACGATGAAGCTTGTGCAGTACAGCCTCTATATGCATTCACAGAACGGGATACCTGGAGCCCTACGTTCCCAACAACCTCTACTGAAG AGACCATCATCGATTTGACAGGATCAGACGatgaaacaaaaaacaaagaaaatacATCACCGGGAGACAACGGTAAAAGAGCTGAAGAAAAATCAGAAGAAAAATATACAACACCGTCCACATCTTATTCTTCACCCACCCAATCGCTCTGGAGACCTACCAACATACAGT ACGCTCCGAGAAAGACAGCGCGCAGACAACCCTTCAGAACTATTTTTGAGAAAAAGGAATTTGACCACTGgccgccgctgggccgtctgtggaATCAATCCACGCACAGTACAGAAGTAAACCCTCGGGCCCTCTCAGAACGAAAAGCTGCAAACGACTCGCTTCATTCAAAGCCTAAAAGCAGATCTGTCAGAAGCGGAAACCTAAATGCAGGAACCTCGACATCCCACGATTCAGAAACAAGCGGTGCGGGAAGCTCAGGTATGCCAGCGAGTAACGAACCAAATGTATTACGGGTTTGTGACACTATAGCTACAGCACATAAGCCTAAAGTTCAGAAACGTACGCGTAACGCCACAACACGCCCAATAAAACATAAAAAGCTGAAAACTCCCGATAGTATAGCAGCGTACAAACAATGGCCCCTAGACGTAAAAAGAGTATTTGACGCCCTATACAGTAATACCATGACACTTATCAACGCTCGTAATCATTTAGCTTACCTGCTGGATCGCTGTACAGAGCTGGCCGCCCAGCGCCCTGATAGAGGGTCCATTTCAGAAATAATGGCTTTAGAGCCTCTGTACACTGAGGCTGTTGAAGCCGTTAAAAACCTTCCGAGGGCTCGTACATTATGA